In one Accipiter gentilis chromosome 4, bAccGen1.1, whole genome shotgun sequence genomic region, the following are encoded:
- the CDCA7L gene encoding cell division cycle-associated 7-like protein isoform X2, with amino-acid sequence MVRRGRRRRRRRQQQQQQHQQHQHQQRGVAAAAASRGEKQIPKDVADVFNAPSDNEDFLGFQDDVSRQRLLSEDGYTSFDSLESGKKGVQFQSRYLTEELRRIFTEDTDSETEVFEGFASSEVDVNKKGVLAMESNLSDEERDNLLCSEEEEDEEAKKKVSPKRRSFGLRVALQFPNRKSSEKKVPEQAFSNLPLKDSESLPPLSKDISCKRWDKLEGSASESEEDVKETQEESSSALLKRAMNIKENKAMLAQLLAELNSIPDLFPVKTPASTPSKQKKIPRRTFSEGQIARRMNPTRNARPPEKFALEKFTVSAVKFAEQFRSYRQQNLLKKRLSVGDCGVRKRRRSSKYSSHRPVEDITEEDLDNIAITVKDKIYDKVLGSTCHQCRQKTIDTKTVCRNQGCGGVRGQFCGPCLRNRYGEDVKSALLDPAWICPPCRGVCNCSYCRRRDGRCATGMLIHLAKFYGYNNVKEYLESLQKQLADDN; translated from the exons ATGGtgcggcgcggccggcggcggcgacggcggcggcagcagcagcagcagcagcaccagcagcaccagcaccagcagcggggggtagcggcggcggcggcgagccgcggtgag AAACAGATACCCAAGGATGTGGCTGACGTTTTTAATGCTCCCAGTGACAATGAAGATTTTCTGGGGTTCCAAGATGATGTTTCCAGACAGAGGTTGTTGTCAGAGGACGGCTATACTAGTTTTGATTCCCTGGAATCAGGAAAAAAG GGGGTTCAGTTTCAGTCCAGATACCTCACTGAAGAACTGCGGAGGATTTTCACTGAAGACACTGACTCTGAAACGGAAGTGTTTGAAGGCTTCGCTTCAAGTGAGGTGGATGTGAACAAGAAAGGAGTTCTG GCGATGGAGTCGAACTTGAGTGATGAAGAACGTGATAATTTATTGTGtagtgaggaagaagaggatgaagaggCGAAGAAGAAAGTTTCCCCCAAGAGAAGAAGCTTTGGCCTTCGTGTTGCCTTGCAGTTTCCCAACAGAAAGTCATCTGAGAAAAAAGTGCCTGAACAGGCTTTTTCTAACTTACCTCTAAAGGACAGTGAATCCCTCCCACCTCTTTCAAAAgacataagctgcaagcggtggGACAAACTAGAGGGCTCTGCTTCAGAGTCTGAAGAAGACGTTAAAGAAACACAAGAGGAAAGTTCCAGTGCTCTGCTTAAGAGAGCcatgaatattaaagaaaataaagccatG CTTGCCCAGCTGCTGGCAGAACTGAATTCCATACCCGACCTGTTCCCGGTGAAAACGCCCGCCTCGACTCCTTCG aaacagaagaaaatcccAAGGAGGACATTTTCTGAAGGCCAGATAGCACGTCGCATGAACCCAACCAGAAATGCTCGTCCACCAGAAAAGTTTGCCTTGGAGAAATTTACTGTGTCGGCTGTCAAATTTGCAGAACAATTCCGTAGCTATAGACAACAGAACCTCTTGAAGAAGAGACTCAGTGTG GGGGATTGTGGAGTGCGCAAAAGAAGGAGATCATCAAAGTATTCATCTCACCGTCCGGTAGAGGATATTACTGAGGAGGACTTGGACAACATTGCAATCACTGTTAAAGACAAAATCTATGACAAAGTTCTA GGTAGTACTTGCCACCAGTGTCGACAAAAGACAATTGATACAAAGACAGTCTGTCGCAACCAGGGCTGTGGAGGAGTAAGGGGGCAGTTTTGTGGACCATGTCTTCGAAATCGATATGGGGAAGATGTGAAATCAGCACTGCTTGATCCA GCCTGGATCTGTCCTCCTTGTCGTGGGGTGTGCAACTGCAGCTACTGCCGCCGGCGGGACGGGCGCTGTGCCACAGGCATGCTCATCCACTTGGCTAAGTTCTACGGCTACAACAATGTGAAGGAGTACCTGGAAAG TTTACAAAAACAACTGGCGGATGACAATTGA
- the CDCA7L gene encoding cell division cycle-associated 7-like protein isoform X1, translating to MVRRGRRRRRRRQQQQQQHQQHQHQQRGVAAAAASRGEKQIPKDVADVFNAPSDNEDFLGFQDDVSRQRLLSEDGYTSFDSLESGKKGVQFQSRYLTEELRRIFTEDTDSETEVFEGFASSEVDVNKKGVLAMESNLSDEERDNLLCSEEEEDEEAKKKVSPKRRSFGLRVALQFPNRKSSEKKVPEQAFSNLPLKDSESLPPLSKDISCKRWDKLEGSASESEEDVKETQEESSSALLKRAMNIKENKAMLAQLLAELNSIPDLFPVKTPASTPSKQKKIPRRTFSEGQIARRMNPTRNARPPEKFALEKFTVSAVKFAEQFRSYRQQNLLKKRLSVQGDCGVRKRRRSSKYSSHRPVEDITEEDLDNIAITVKDKIYDKVLGSTCHQCRQKTIDTKTVCRNQGCGGVRGQFCGPCLRNRYGEDVKSALLDPAWICPPCRGVCNCSYCRRRDGRCATGMLIHLAKFYGYNNVKEYLESLQKQLADDN from the exons ATGGtgcggcgcggccggcggcggcgacggcggcggcagcagcagcagcagcagcaccagcagcaccagcaccagcagcggggggtagcggcggcggcggcgagccgcggtgag AAACAGATACCCAAGGATGTGGCTGACGTTTTTAATGCTCCCAGTGACAATGAAGATTTTCTGGGGTTCCAAGATGATGTTTCCAGACAGAGGTTGTTGTCAGAGGACGGCTATACTAGTTTTGATTCCCTGGAATCAGGAAAAAAG GGGGTTCAGTTTCAGTCCAGATACCTCACTGAAGAACTGCGGAGGATTTTCACTGAAGACACTGACTCTGAAACGGAAGTGTTTGAAGGCTTCGCTTCAAGTGAGGTGGATGTGAACAAGAAAGGAGTTCTG GCGATGGAGTCGAACTTGAGTGATGAAGAACGTGATAATTTATTGTGtagtgaggaagaagaggatgaagaggCGAAGAAGAAAGTTTCCCCCAAGAGAAGAAGCTTTGGCCTTCGTGTTGCCTTGCAGTTTCCCAACAGAAAGTCATCTGAGAAAAAAGTGCCTGAACAGGCTTTTTCTAACTTACCTCTAAAGGACAGTGAATCCCTCCCACCTCTTTCAAAAgacataagctgcaagcggtggGACAAACTAGAGGGCTCTGCTTCAGAGTCTGAAGAAGACGTTAAAGAAACACAAGAGGAAAGTTCCAGTGCTCTGCTTAAGAGAGCcatgaatattaaagaaaataaagccatG CTTGCCCAGCTGCTGGCAGAACTGAATTCCATACCCGACCTGTTCCCGGTGAAAACGCCCGCCTCGACTCCTTCG aaacagaagaaaatcccAAGGAGGACATTTTCTGAAGGCCAGATAGCACGTCGCATGAACCCAACCAGAAATGCTCGTCCACCAGAAAAGTTTGCCTTGGAGAAATTTACTGTGTCGGCTGTCAAATTTGCAGAACAATTCCGTAGCTATAGACAACAGAACCTCTTGAAGAAGAGACTCAGTGTG CAGGGGGATTGTGGAGTGCGCAAAAGAAGGAGATCATCAAAGTATTCATCTCACCGTCCGGTAGAGGATATTACTGAGGAGGACTTGGACAACATTGCAATCACTGTTAAAGACAAAATCTATGACAAAGTTCTA GGTAGTACTTGCCACCAGTGTCGACAAAAGACAATTGATACAAAGACAGTCTGTCGCAACCAGGGCTGTGGAGGAGTAAGGGGGCAGTTTTGTGGACCATGTCTTCGAAATCGATATGGGGAAGATGTGAAATCAGCACTGCTTGATCCA GCCTGGATCTGTCCTCCTTGTCGTGGGGTGTGCAACTGCAGCTACTGCCGCCGGCGGGACGGGCGCTGTGCCACAGGCATGCTCATCCACTTGGCTAAGTTCTACGGCTACAACAATGTGAAGGAGTACCTGGAAAG TTTACAAAAACAACTGGCGGATGACAATTGA